From the genome of Grus americana isolate bGruAme1 chromosome 9, bGruAme1.mat, whole genome shotgun sequence, one region includes:
- the PRSS56 gene encoding serine protease 56 has protein sequence MERGGERTRGDILGVCLVPPVLLLLPLLLQLVGGAPLGQGLYPMPAGVLQALSSRGTLVLEAALRSALLALERALAEQQRQWGACGLCAPCLFPPCANLTRHCPPPAMPPAVPPSCQALMDAQALPELPQRNWALSQACAPYQHLCPPEVAQHACTPLSARLCRHRLQECRMAAAALGPDAPSEVETPGSCGRRRDSQANVTAPRGRIMGGSVAPRGAWPWLVSVRLHGELMCGGVLVGRSWVLTAAHCFAGNRNELAWTVVVGDHELGKPDVGERAVPVRRILPHPKFNPKTFHGDLALLELAVPLAPSPTISPVCLPSGPAEPSPGTACYIAGWGSLYEEGPAADVVMEARVPLLSQETCRGALGRDLLTNAMFCAGYLSGGIDSCQGDSGGPLACQDPSSHRFVLYGITSWGDGCGEQGKPGVYTRVTAFADWLSLQMDSASGSQEPSCFDLLALAQLPPEQQPPERTRLCAFYARSCRAPQGRAACARLAEETCRARTRRCELHSYAQTLVDLLRRAGDFIRNQFDFSFLTHTLPQLLGKIYGHLFPHRVRRDATGLAVARGQTSPTAEGPQTPPTRQGARLLPPFAGLFRAVGPRLQDWVEALRAMAGGSPPAPNLDGGQLPGEMWLFLQGEEVVEELVGQGRAFLAQLRAELDLSIPLEATEPRRAPGDLVGTPAPSRSAPREKRELVPTELPGVEEEEEEAGVGRACPGLNESAVRVGAVRELYAWVLRVPEPDLAMTFQEILVDLGSKNTKGLYRAQVRATVGGRPMAFAGLVGLESDSLARSMPGLIALALEVLKT, from the exons CGCTGTCAAGCCGGGGGACGCTGGTGCTGGAGGCAGCGCTGAGGAGTGCACTGCTGGCGCTGGAGCGGGCGCTGGCCGAGCAGCAGCGGCAGTGGGGTGCCTGCGGGCTCTGTGCCCCCTGCCTCTTCCCCCCCTGCGCCAACCTCACCCGCCACTGCCCAC CGCCGGCCATGccccccgccgtgccccccAGCTGCCAAGCCCTGATGGATGCCCAGGCGCTGCCCGAGCTGCCCCAGCGCAACTGGGCACTGAGCCAGGCCTGTGCCCCCTACCAGCACCTGTGCCCCCCCGAGGTGGCCCAGCATGCCTGCACCCCGCTCAGTGCCCGGCTCTGCCGCCACCGCCTCCAGGAGTGCC GGatggcagctgcagccctgggccCTGATGCACCATCAGAGGTGGAGACGCCAG GTAGCTGCGGGCGCCGCAGGGACTCCCAAGCCAACGTCACAGCCCCCCGAGGACGGATCATGGGTGGCAGCGTGGCCCCACGGGGAGCCTGGCCCTGGCTGGTGTCAGTGCGGCTCCACGGGGAGCTGATGTGCGGAGGGGTGCTGGTTGGACGCTCCTGGGTCCTCACTGCAGCCCACTGCTTTGCTGG GAACCGGAATGAGCTGGCATGGACGGTGGTCGTGGGTGACCACGAACTGGGCAAGCCGGATGTGGGCGAGCGGGCAGTGCCGGTTCGGCGCATCCTGCCTCACCCCAAG TTTAACCCCAAGACGTTTCATGGGGACCTGGcgctgctggagctggcagtGCCGCTGGCCCCGTCGCCCACCATCAGCCCCGTGTGCCTTCCCAGCGGCCCTGCGGAGCCCAGCCCCGGCACCGCCTGCTACATCGCAGGCTGGGGCTCCCTCTACGAAG AGGGGCCGGCGGCTGATGTGGTGATGGAAGCGCGGGTGCCCCTGCTGAGCCAGGAGACATGCCGGggtgccctgggcagggaccTGCTCACCAACGCCATGTTCTGTGCTGGGTACTTGTCCGGGGGCATCGACTCCTGCCAG GGTGACTCGGGGGGCCCGCTGGCGTGCCAGGACCCCTCCTCGCACCGCTTCGTCCTCTACGGTATCACCTCGTGGGGCGACGGCTGCGGTGAGCAGGGCAAACCAGGCGTCTACACCCGCGTCACTGCCTTCGCGGACTGGCTCAGCCTCCAGATGGACT CCGCCTCCGGCAGCCAGGAACCAAGCTGCTTCGACTTGCTGGCGCTGGCCCAGCTGCCCCCCGAGCAGCAGCCACCTGAGCGCACCCGCCTCTGCGCTTTCTACGCCAGGTCCTGCCGGGCCCCCCAGGGCCGGGCTGCCTGTGCCCGCCTGGCCGAGGAGACCTGCCGTGCCAGGACGAGACGATGCG AGCTGCACTCCTACGCCCAGACCTTGGTGGATCTCCTGCGCAGGGCTGGGGACTTCATCCGAAACCAGTTCGACTTCTCCTTCCTCACTCACACCCTGCCTCAGCTCCTGGGCAAGATCTATGGGCACCTCTTCCCCCACCGTGTCCGCAGGGATGCCACAG GTCTGGCTGTGGCAAGGGGCCAgaccagccccacagcagagggaccccagaccccccccaccAG GCAGGGGGCCAGGCTGCTGCCCCCCTTCGCCGGGCTCTTCAGGGCTGTGGGGCCCCGGCTGCAGGACTGGGTGGAGGCGCTGAGGGCCAtggcggggggcagccccccagcacccaaccTGGATGGGGGGCAGCTCCCTGGAGAGATGTGGCTCTTCTTGCAG GGcgaggaggtggtggaggagctggTGGGACAAGGACGAGCCTTCCTTGCCCAGCTGAGGGCAGAGCTGGACCTCAGTATCCCTCTTGAAGCCACAGAGCCACGACGGGCACCCGGAGACCTGGTGGGGACCCCTGCACCGAGCC GGTCTGCGCCGAGGGAGAAACGTGAGCTGGTGCCCACGGAGCTGccaggggtggaggaggaggaagaggaggcaggcGTGGGCAGAG CCTGCCCTGGCCTCAACGAGTCGGCGGTGCGGGTGGGTGCGGTGCGGGAGCTGTACGCCTGGGTGCTGCGGGTGCCTGAGCCAGACCTGGCCATGACCTTCCAGGAG ATCCTGGTGGACTTGGGCTCCAAAAACACCAAGGGACTGTACCGGGCGCAGGTGCGGGCCACGGTGGGTGGCCGCCCCATGGCCTTTGCTGGCCTCGTGGGGCTGGAGAGCGACTCGCTGGCCCGCAGCATGCCCGGCCTCATTGCTCTGGCACTTGAGGTGCTGAAAACCTAA
- the CHRND gene encoding acetylcholine receptor subunit delta, which translates to MGDLPGLLALLGALVLSGGLCVNQEERLIHHLFEEKGYNKEVRPVVSTDEVVDVYLALTLSNLISLKEVDETLTTSIWLEHGWTDYRLQWNKSEFGDIEVLRLPPDMLWLPEIVLENNNDGLFEIAYYCNVLIDNTGYVYWLPPAIFRSACPINVDFFPFDWQNCTLKFSSLAYSALEISMHLKTDSDPKTGKNYPVEWIIIDPEGFTENGEWEIIHRPARKNIHPDNPPESSEYQDITFYLIIKRKPLFYVINIVTPCILIAFMAILVFYLPADSGEKMTLVISVLLAQSVFLLLISQRLPATSHAIPLIGKYLLFIMLLVTAVVVICVVVLNFHFRTPSTHIMSDWVKEVFLESLPRLLGMSQPAESPAGAPCIRRCSSAGYIAKAEEYFSVKSRSELMFEKQSERHGLASRVTPARLAPLGADTSEEQLYEHVKPVVDSANFIVKHMREKNSYNEEKDNWNRVARTLDRLCLFLITPTLVVGTLWIFLMGIYNHPPPLPFAGDPYDYREENKRFI; encoded by the exons ATGGGGGACCTGCCGGGGCTGCTGGCCCTGCTCGGGGCGCTGGTGCTGTCGG GCGGGCTCTGCGTGAACCAGGAGGAGCGGCTCATCCACCACCTCTTTGAGGAGAAGGGCTACAACAAGGAGGTGCGTCCCGTCGTCTCCACTGACGAGGTCGTGGATGTCTACCTGGCGCTCACCCTCTCCAACCTCATCTCACTG AAAGAGGTGGACGAAACGCTCACCACCAGTATATGGCTCGAGCAC GGCTGGACCGATTACCGCCTACAATGGAACAAGTCTGAGTTTGGGGACATCGAGGTGCTCCGCCTGCCGCCGGACATGCTTTGGCTGCCTGAGATAGTCCTGGAGAACAA CAATGATGGGCTCTTCGAGATCGCCTACTACTGCAACGTCCTCATCGACAACACGGGCTACGTCTACTGGCTGCCGCCCGCCATCTTCCGCAGCGCCTGTCCCATCAACGTTGACTTCTTCCCCTTCGACTGGCAGAACTGCACCCTCAAATTCAG CTCTCTGGCGTACAGCGCCCTGGAGATCAGCATGCACTTGAAGACGGACAGCGACCCGAAAACGGGCAAGAATTACCCAGTGGAGTGGATCATCATCGACCCTGAAGGCTTCACAG AGAATGGGGAATGGGAAATCATCCACCGCCCCGCCCGCAAGAACATCCACCCTGACAACCCCCCTGAGAGCAGCGAATACCAGGACATCACCTTCTACCTCATCATCAAGCGCAAGCCCCTCTTCTATGTCATCAACATCGTCACACCCTGCATCCTCATTGCCTTCATGGCCATCCTTGTCTTCTACCTGCCCGCTGACA GTGGTGAGAAGATGACCCTGGTGATCTCAGTGCTCCTGGCCCAGTCTGTCTTCCTCCTGCTCATCTCCCAGCGCCTGCCTGCCACCTCCCACGCCATCCCCCTCATTGGCAA GTACCTGCTTTTCATCATGCTGCTGGTGACAGCTGTGGTGGTGATCTGCGTCGTGGTCCTCAACTTCCATTTCCGCACCCCCAGCACTCACATCATGTCTGACTGGGTCAAAGAG GTCTTCCTGGAGAGTTTGCCTCGCCTGCTGGGCATGTCGCAGCCGGCCGAGAGCCCGGCAGGTGCCCCGTGCATCCGGCGCTGCAGCTCGGCCGGCTACATCGCCAAGGCGGAGGAGTACTTCAGCGTCAAGTCCCGCAGCGAGCTCATGTTCGAGAAGCAGTCAGAGCGGCACGGGCTGGCCAGCCGTGTCACCCCTGCCC GTTTGGCGCCGCTGGGTGCAGACACGAGTGAGGAGCAGCTCTACGAGCACGTAAAACCTGTCGTTGACAGCGCCAACTTCATCGTCAAGCACATGCGGGAGAAAAACAGCTACAACGAG GAGAAGGACAACTGGAACCGTGTGGCCCGGACCCTGGACCgcctctgcctcttcctcatCACCCCCACGCTGGTGGTGGGCACTCTCTGGATCTTCCTCATGGGCATCTACAACCACCCTCCACCACTGCCCTTCGCCGGAGACCCCTACGACTACCGGGAGGAGAACAAGCGCTTCATCtag
- the CHRNG gene encoding acetylcholine receptor subunit gamma, which produces MRCHGLLLLALCALAGVGCRNQEEKLLQDLMTNYNRHLRPALHGDQIIDVTLKLTLTNLISLNEREETLTTNVWIEMQWSDYRLRWDPENYDNIQLLRVPSTMVWLPDIVLENNIDGTFEITLYTNVLVSPDGSIYWLPPAIYRSACAIHVTYFPFDWQNCTMVFQSQTYSANEINLLLTVEEGQTVEWISIDPEAFTENGEWAIKHRPARKIINSEHFTPDDTQYQQVVFYLIIQRKPLFYIINIIVPCVLISAMAVLVYFLPAKAGGQKCTVSINVLLAQTVFLFLIAQKVPETSQAVPLIGKYLTFLMVVTVVIVVNAVIVLNVSLRTPNTHSMSQRVRQVCLHLLPRYLGMHMPEEVPGPPQAARRRSSLGLMVKADEYMLWKARTELLFEKQKERDGLMKTVLEKIGRGLESGSTQDFCQRLEEAGPEIRACVDACNHIANATREQNDFSSESEEWILVGRVIDRVCFFIMASLFVFGTVGIFLMAHFNQAPALPFPGDPKQYLPQ; this is translated from the exons ATGCGCTGCCacggcctcctcctcctcgccctcTGCGCCCTGGCAG GCGTGGGCTGCAGGAACCAGGAGGAGAAGCTGCTCCAGGACCTGATGACCAACTACAACCGGCACCTGCGCCCAGCCCTGCATGGGGACCAGATCATCGACGTCACCCTCAAGCTCACCCTCACCAACCTCATCTCCCTG aatgAGCGGGAGGAGACCCTCACCACCAATGTCTGGATCGAGATG caATGGTCCGATTATCGCCTGCGGTGGGACCCTGAGAATTATGACAACATCCAGTTGCTGCGGGTGCCCTCCACCATGGTCTGGCTGCCCGACATTGTCCTGGAGAACAA CATCGATGGGACGTTTGAAATCACCCTGTACACCAACGTGCTGGTGTCCCCTGATGGCAGCATCTACTGGCTGCCCCCTGCCATCTACCGCAGCGCCTGCGCCATCCATGTCACCTATTTCCCCTTCGACTGGCAGAACTGCACCATGGTCTTCCA GTCCCAAACCTACAGCGCCAACGAAATCAACCTGCTGCTGACGGTGGAGGAAGGCCAGACCGTGGAGTGGATCTCCATCGATCCCGAGGCTTTCACAG AGAACGGTGAATGGGCCATCAAGCACCGCCCTGCTCGGAAGATCATCAATTCGGAGCACTTCACCCCAGATGACACCCAGTACCAGCAGGTTGTCTTCTACCTCATCATCCAGCGCAAGCCGCTCTTCTACATCATCAACATCATCGTGCCCTGCGTCCTCATCTCTGCCATGGCCGTGCTCGTCTACTTTCTGCCCGCCAAAG CGGGTGGGCAGAAATGCACCGTTTCCATCAACGTCCTCCTGGCCCAGACcgtcttcctcttcctcattGCCCAGAAGGTGCCCGAGACCTCCCAGGCTGTGCCTCTCATCGGGAA GTACTTGACCTTCCTTATGGTGGTGACGGTGGTGATCGTGGTGAACGCTGTCATCGTCCTCAACGTCTCGCTCAGAACACCCAACACTCACTCCATGTCCCAGAGAGTGCGCCAG GTGTGCCTGCACCTCCTGCCCCGCTACCTTGGCATGCACATGCCGGAGGAGGTGCCAGGGCCGCCGCAAGCTGCCCGGAGACGCAGCTCCCTGGGGCTCATGGTGAAAGCTGATGAGTACATGCTCTGGAAAGCCCGGACTGAGCTGCTATTTGAGAAGCAGAAGGagagggatgggctgatgaaaACTGTGCTGGAGAAGATCG GACGTGGCCTGGAGAGCGGTAGTACCCAGGATTTCTGCCAGAGACTGGAGGAGGCAGGCCCCGAGATCCGTGCCTGTGTGGACGCCTGCAACCACATCGCCAACGCCACGCGGGAGCAGAATGACTTCAGCAGC GAGAGCGAAGAATGGATCCTGGTGGGACGGGTGATCGATCGTGTCTGCTTCTTCATCATGGCCTCCCTCTTTGTGTTTGGCACCGTCGGCATCTTCCTCATGGCTCACTTCAACCAGGCGCCCgccctgcccttccctgggGATCCCAAGCAGTACCTGCCGCAGTGA